The Castanea sativa cultivar Marrone di Chiusa Pesio chromosome 11, ASM4071231v1 genome contains a region encoding:
- the LOC142616810 gene encoding F-box protein At5g07610-like produces the protein MGSISIQKDVCFVPKICPDVLVQILCRLPEKDLIQHKCVSKDWYFLISETCVPIVSANTSLCGLYFHTLVLSDDMSRIQSNSSFDAKNFFFAELSKSGDRQVLEYVSLESGSDDIGVVEIDKHAKNLLDCCNGLLLFRKPSTRQYDIFNPTTKESVTIPYSCDSYCDVALTFDPCKSIHFKVICIPNFHLDAPKWLDMFSSETEKWVRHTLHFDPVHIDGSNIIKEFVYLDGMLYWVLASNNLFCIDLNLVSAHAIDLPKIERASLSSSIGVSMGHLCFAQRERSNISIWLLEDNNQADGWILKYSIRLDYLLDCLMVAQFRLLDEIFCFQPYAIHPKSYVIFLGTARSIISWHIKSIQFKLVSKTREGMVVPGSFTPVLTYSRCIVPLKSLGMRNFRSNQL, from the coding sequence ATGGGTTCGATTTCAATTCAGAAAGATGTGTGCTTTGTTCCTAAGATATGCCCAGATGTGTTAGTTCAGATACTATGTAGACTGCCTGAGAAAGATCTAATTCAACACAAATGTGTATCCAAAGATTGGTACTTTCTTATTTCGGAGACTTGTGTTCCAATTGTCTCTGCAAATACTTCTCTTTGTGGACTTTATTTCCATACTTTGGTTCTCTCCGACGACATGTCTCGTATTCAGAGTAACTCATCTTTCGATGcgaaaaatttcttttttgctgaattgTCAAAATCTGGTGATAGACAAGTCTTAGAATATGTCTCCTTAGAATCGGGCAGTGATGATATTGGTGTAGTTGAGATTGATAAGCATGCTAAGAACCTCCTTGATTGCTGCAATGGCCTTCTTTTATTTAGGAAGCCCTCCACACGCCAGTACGATATCTTCAATCCTACCACTAAAGAGTCTGTGACAATTCCCTACTCCTGTGATTCATATTGTGATGTTGCACTGACTTTTGACCCTTGCAAATCCATtcatttcaaagttatttgcATTCCTAATTTTCATCTTGATGCACCAAAATGGTTGGACATGTTTTCTTCAGAAACTGAAAAGTGGGTTCGACACACTCTGCATTTTGATCCCGTTCATATTGATGGGTCCAATATAATTAAggagtttgtttatttggatggcATGTTGTACTGGGTGTTAGCTTCAAATAACCTTTTTTGCATCGACCTCAATCTAGTTAGCGCCCATGCCATTGACCTACCGAAGATTGAAAGAGCAAGTTTATCATCAAGTATTGGGGTATCAATGGGACATCTTTGTTTTGCTCAACGTGAACGCTCAAACATCTCAATTTGGTTGCTTGAAGACAACAACCAAGCTGATGGATGGATTTTAAAATACAGCATCCGCTTGGATTACTTGTTGGATTGTCTGATGGTGGCTCAATTTCGATTACTTGATGAAATTTTCTGCTTTCAACCCTATGCAATTCATCCAAAGTCTTATGTTATCTTTTTAGGAACAGCTCGGAGCATCATAAGCTGGCATATCAAAAGCATTCAGTTTAAATTGGTCTCTAAAACAAGGGAAGGAATGGTTGTACCTGGGAGTTTTACTCCAGTTTTGACGTACTCTCGTTGCATTGTCCCACTAAAGTCATTGGGCATGAGAAATTTCAGATCAAATCAATTGTAG